The nucleotide window ACGGAGGCCCCGTCGGAGCTCGACGCCGGGAGCATGCGGTACGCGGTCGAGAACGTGTATCTGGGCCGGATGGACGGAGACGCGGCGCTGGAGACTGTGAAACGCCACCTGTCCGCGCACGCGTGGACGGAGGAAGACCGGGTGCGCTTGGCCTTCGCATTCCACATGCGGTTTGAGCGTAGGACCCGGGAAGAGGCGTTTGAAGAGATTGTCGAAGTTGTGCAGCGCGTGCCGGACGTGCATGAGCAGAACTATCTGGCGGCGCTGATATTGGGCTTTAGCGGACGTGTAATGGGGGATGAACAGAAGGAGCAGCTTAGGAGGGTGTTAGAGATGACGGATCTGTTGCGTGAACTGGAGCGGGAGTTTGAGGAGAAGGGGATCCAGAAGGGGATTCAAAAGGGTGAACTTTTGAAAGCTCGGGAGATTGCACATCATCTGCTCGCAGAAGGCGTTCCGATAGGGGTTATCGAAAAGGCCACGGGGCTATCGCGTGAAGAGCTGGAAGAGCTTAAAAAGCATCTGCAGTGAAGGTGCCGTAGATGGCGGATTT belongs to Alicyclobacillus vulcanalis and includes:
- a CDS encoding RpnC/YadD family protein gives rise to the protein MRIARSGNDIVAKHLTNALPGEVLSVIGIRSARVVRALPTELPKIEVRQEFTDIMLELVDGRLLHLEFQTTREPNLYRFGTYDWAMAERYKRPIRTVILYTRDVTEAPSELDAGSMRYAVENVYLGRMDGDAALETVKRHLSAHAWTEEDRVRLAFAFHMRFERRTREEAFEEIVEVVQRVPDVHEQNYLAALILGFSGRVMGDEQKEQLRRVLEMTDLLRELEREFEEKGIQKGIQKGELLKAREIAHHLLAEGVPIGVIEKATGLSREELEELKKHLQ